Within Bacteroidales bacterium, the genomic segment TATGATTTTTCCCATACAATTTTTTTGACCTTCGTAATCAATAAATATACCAGTTCTCCATTGAAAAAAAACAATAAAGAAAAACTGCCAATATGACAGTCTGTCAAAAAAATATAAACTATTTATGAATTTTTCGTTAAACTTGCATAACAACAACGCATTATTATAATTTTGAAAAAAAACATGGGAGAAGAAATAAGGGTTTTATTAGTTGATGATGAAGAAGACATACTCGAAATTATGGAGTACAATTTGAAAAAACATGGATTTGAAGTAGTTTGTGCCACCAATGGGGAAGATGCCATAAAAAAAGCCCAAGAATGGAATCCACACATCATTGTTTTAGATATTATGATGCCTAATATGGACGGAATCACTCTTTGCAAAGAATTACGCTCCTATGAAAAATTTAAAGATACTATCATTATCTTTCTCACAGCAAGAACAGAAGACTTCACGCAAATCATAGCACTTGAAAACGGAGGTGACGATTACATCACCAAGCCCATTACACCACAAGTATTTGTTACGAAAATTAAGACTTATGCACGGCGCCTAATAGAAAATCAAGAAATAGAACAACAGAAAAAAACCATCCATGTGGGATCTTATATCATAGATCTTGAAAAATACGAAATTATTCACAACCAAAAAACCTATTATTTACCAAGAAAAGAGTTCCAGATAGTAGTATTACTGGCAACTTCCCCCGGAAAAGTCTTTTCGCGAGACGAAATATACGCTCATGTCTGGGGCGATGAAGTCATCGTAGGCGAAAGAACCATTGATGTTCACATGCGAAAAATAAGAAAAAAACTGGGCAATGAATTCATCGAAACCATCAAAGGTGTTGGGTATAGAATTAAAAAAGTTTAAACTACCATGGGGTAACCCTGTTTTTCTTGCTATTTTTCTAAGTTTCATTCTAACCTTAACTTTAGTTGCATTATTATTTTCCTCAGGTGATGATGTTTTATTGTTTAAGCATCCATGGTTGTTAATTATATATCCGTCACTTTCGTTTGTTTTACTTTATGTCATTCTCAGTCGCTTCATTTTCGAAAAAATTCGAATCATATATAAAAACATCATTGAATTTAAAACTGGGAAAAAAACGCCATGGCTTATAACCCACAATGCGCTCGAAAAAACTCATAAAGACGTTGAAAACTGGATTACAACTAAAACCAAAGAAATAGCTGTGCTGAAAGAAGCTGAAAAATATCGCAGAGAATTTTTAGGCAATCTGGCACATGAGCTAAAAACCCCTCTGACCACCATCCAAGGATATGTGCTAACATTATTAGACGGAGGATTATACGACAATGAAATCAACATGAAATACCTTCGGAGAACTTTTCAAAATATTGAAAGACTTCGATCAATTATTAATGATCTCGACGAAATAGCAAGGCTTGAAAAAGGTTTGGAGAGTTTACATATGAAAAATTTTGATCTGCACTCACTTATTTGTGAAGTTATTGAAATGTTCGAAACTATTCTCCAAAAAAAGAAGATTTCTATTCGGAACAACATGAAGCCTCAGGAAGTGATTGTTTTTGCTGATCCAGACAAAATAAGACAAGTAATTATCAATCTTTTGGACAATGCTATTAAATACTCTAATGAAAAAGGATCCATTGAAATTGAAGCATATTCTATGGAAGACCGTTATCTCATTGAAATTACTGATCACGGGATTGGTATCGATCCAGAAGACATACCAAGAATTTTTGAAAGATTTTTCAGAACTGAAAAAAGCAGAAACAAAGTCAAAGAAGGTTCAGGATTAGGACTTTCAATCGTCAAACACATCATTGAAGCTCACGAACAAAGCATACATGTACGTTCAGCACCAAATGTAGGAACTACTATTTCATTTACACTATCAAAAGCTAAAGAAGAAATAAATAGTCGTTAATTTTTTGGAATTTTTCTAACTTCCCCAAAATTACATAATGCAGGTTTTTGATGATACATATTTCATGCGAGAAGCTTTAAAAGAAGTCCAAAAAGCCTTGGAAAAAAATGAGGTTCCTATTGGAGCGATTTTAGTTTATCAGAATAAAATCATAGCTCGTGCTCACAATCAAACCATAATGCAATCAGACGTAACAGCCCATGCTGAAATGCTTGTCATTTCATCTGCACTATCCAATTA encodes:
- a CDS encoding ATP-binding protein, whose amino-acid sequence is MNSSKPSKVLGIELKKFKLPWGNPVFLAIFLSFILTLTLVALLFSSGDDVLLFKHPWLLIIYPSLSFVLLYVILSRFIFEKIRIIYKNIIEFKTGKKTPWLITHNALEKTHKDVENWITTKTKEIAVLKEAEKYRREFLGNLAHELKTPLTTIQGYVLTLLDGGLYDNEINMKYLRRTFQNIERLRSIINDLDEIARLEKGLESLHMKNFDLHSLICEVIEMFETILQKKKISIRNNMKPQEVIVFADPDKIRQVIINLLDNAIKYSNEKGSIEIEAYSMEDRYLIEITDHGIGIDPEDIPRIFERFFRTEKSRNKVKEGSGLGLSIVKHIIEAHEQSIHVRSAPNVGTTISFTLSKAKEEINSR
- a CDS encoding response regulator transcription factor; amino-acid sequence: MGEEIRVLLVDDEEDILEIMEYNLKKHGFEVVCATNGEDAIKKAQEWNPHIIVLDIMMPNMDGITLCKELRSYEKFKDTIIIFLTARTEDFTQIIALENGGDDYITKPITPQVFVTKIKTYARRLIENQEIEQQKKTIHVGSYIIDLEKYEIIHNQKTYYLPRKEFQIVVLLATSPGKVFSRDEIYAHVWGDEVIVGERTIDVHMRKIRKKLGNEFIETIKGVGYRIKKV
- a CDS encoding deaminase, with product MQVFDDTYFMREALKEVQKALEKNEVPIGAILVYQNKIIARAHNQTIMQSDVTAHAEMLVISSALSN